Proteins found in one Deinococcus aquiradiocola genomic segment:
- the menC gene encoding o-succinylbenzoate synthase, with protein sequence MPPTLQIDRAELFVLRLPLKFRFETSFGVQTAKTVPLLVLHGGGDAVGLTGLGEGVMEDAPMFREETVTGALALLRGAFLPAVLGRSFVNPQAMTRALDGFRGNPMAKAMLEGAAWDLWARRLDVPLMSLLGGVRQEVAVGVSLGIQTDEAATVAAVERHVAQGYRRIKLKIKPGWDVQPVAAVRAAFPDIRLTVDANSAYTLEDTRVFQALDTYGLEYVEQPLAYDDMVDHAALQARIRTPLCLDESIVGAASARKALGMDAGRVINIKQGRVGGVAEAVRVHEVAQAFGVPLWCGGMLESGVGRALNIHLSTLPGFSKPGDTASASRYWQTDTVHEALEMTDGHQRVPAGAGLGVTLNREFVERVATEHVMLDGRN encoded by the coding sequence ATGCCGCCCACCCTGCAGATCGACCGTGCCGAGCTGTTCGTGCTCCGCCTGCCCCTGAAGTTCCGGTTCGAGACGAGTTTCGGCGTGCAGACCGCCAAGACCGTGCCGCTGCTCGTGCTGCACGGCGGCGGGGACGCGGTGGGCCTGACGGGGCTCGGGGAGGGCGTGATGGAGGACGCGCCGATGTTCCGCGAGGAGACGGTGACGGGCGCGCTCGCGCTGCTGCGCGGCGCGTTCCTGCCCGCCGTGCTCGGGCGGAGCTTCGTGAACCCGCAGGCGATGACGCGCGCCCTGGACGGCTTCCGGGGCAACCCCATGGCGAAGGCGATGCTGGAGGGGGCCGCGTGGGACCTGTGGGCGCGGCGTCTGGACGTGCCGCTCATGTCGCTCTTGGGCGGGGTGCGGCAGGAGGTCGCGGTCGGCGTGAGCCTCGGCATTCAGACGGACGAGGCGGCGACGGTCGCGGCGGTGGAGCGGCACGTGGCGCAGGGGTACAGGCGCATCAAGCTGAAGATCAAGCCCGGCTGGGACGTGCAGCCGGTCGCGGCGGTCCGCGCGGCCTTCCCGGACATCCGGCTCACGGTGGACGCGAACAGCGCGTACACGCTGGAGGACACGCGCGTCTTCCAGGCGCTCGACACGTACGGGCTGGAGTACGTGGAGCAGCCGCTCGCATACGACGACATGGTGGACCACGCGGCCCTGCAGGCCCGCATCCGCACGCCGCTGTGCCTGGACGAGAGCATCGTGGGTGCCGCGTCGGCCCGCAAGGCGCTCGGGATGGATGCCGGGCGCGTCATCAACATCAAGCAGGGCCGGGTGGGCGGCGTGGCCGAAGCGGTCCGCGTGCACGAGGTCGCGCAGGCGTTCGGCGTGCCGCTGTGGTGCGGCGGGATGCTGGAGAGCGGCGTGGGCCGCGCCCTGAACATCCACCTGTCCACCCTGCCGGGCTTCAGCAAGCCGGGCGACACCGCGTCCGCCAGCCGCTACTGGCAGACGGACACCGTGCACGAGGCGCTCGAAATGACGGACGGTCACCAGCGCGTCCCGGCCGGAGCGGGCCTCGGCGTGACGCTCAACCGGGAGTTCGTGGAGCGCGTCGCGACCGAGCACGTCATGCTGGACGGCCGGAATTGA